In Candidatus Polarisedimenticolia bacterium, the following proteins share a genomic window:
- a CDS encoding RNA polymerase sigma factor, with amino-acid sequence MRYPEKSIAARLLEDDPEAIGVVIRWISSILTWPRFWSLREEWPDLVQETLARVIESLQKGRFDAARDFRFYVQGIARHTAVRAVQEVLHRRLESEKGKAEALAAVLGTPVVDVVAARQIVRRVLDQASEECRLLIRLYFLDEKGYEEIGQELLVPVGTVKSRLSRCLMEAQKALRVAVRRHLPDAKVESEP; translated from the coding sequence GTGCGATATCCTGAAAAAAGCATTGCTGCCCGTCTGCTCGAAGACGATCCGGAAGCAATCGGTGTCGTCATCCGCTGGATTTCGAGCATCCTGACCTGGCCCCGGTTCTGGTCCCTGCGCGAGGAATGGCCCGATCTGGTCCAGGAGACTCTGGCGCGGGTGATCGAGAGCCTGCAGAAGGGCCGCTTCGATGCGGCGCGCGATTTTCGCTTCTACGTCCAGGGAATCGCGCGGCACACCGCCGTCCGGGCCGTCCAGGAAGTCCTGCACCGACGGCTTGAATCGGAAAAGGGGAAGGCGGAGGCCCTGGCTGCCGTCCTGGGGACCCCGGTCGTCGATGTCGTGGCGGCGCGGCAGATTGTCCGGAGGGTCCTCGACCAGGCCTCGGAAGAATGCCGCCTTTTGATCCGGTTGTATTTCCTGGACGAGAAGGGGTACGAGGAAATCGGGCAGGAGCTCTTGGTTCCGGTGGGGACGGTCAAATCGCGGCTGTCCCGCTGCCTGATGGAGGCGCAGAAGGCCCTTCGGGTGGCCGTGAGGCGCCATTTGCCTGACGCCAAGGTGGAAAGCGAGCCGTGA
- a CDS encoding CHAT domain-containing tetratricopeptide repeat protein, translated as LQFNDEFDQAKVLYQKVLEIRERDDPDSPVIALDLNHLATVEGKTAHLGEAGALMSRALAILDKIPRIDDPQLAAVYHNYGVFSDITGDLLGSEASFERAVEIRERTIGPAALLTAASMQALGYERYRLGDYASARQLLDTALANLEKSPEQHEVAYCISNLALVMADMGRHDLSIAYQERAVSILRDTRGEEHSEYAQFVSELGMFLSKAGEYERAAALIRPALAAQEKKVGPVHQEVALTLLRLARAEAAAGDLSSAAGHYQRAIDIARKMFNEFHPIVGEGLDGLAHLKLTAGDLDEADRLFRKALEIKESVMGSSHPEVAELFIDIARTNRANGKSVEALRNSLQAEAILRRHFGQVIRGFSEREALAFQRIRQTGLEVALSVLAGTSPADRAKESVAEIWNALIRSRASVLDQVASRHAFGLEPRNEASAALTRQLAAAANRLATLVVQGPNPGKPEAYRARFEQALQAKEKLELELAEMTRNAGGIPPTSASVETIESALPLDTGLIAFVQFLGFTGPGPATMAGGLRRPAEARSSYGAFLMRRDLSGPLFFDLGDAAGVDTLISSWRRQAVPPPAATLGNAASEQSYRAAGERLRVRLWEPLAGHLKGLKRILIVPDGQIALVSFDALPSEEGKYLVEGPAVLQYLSTERDILKPPGSRSVGSRILAMGGPDFDVSPPAQAASLGGKTSGNPQLALQSGPPAYRGTASPCQDFQSLRFAPLPAAAEEVRQIQKQLRAAHPPESNATVAGLTAGSASEPSFKKWAPESSLLHLATHGFFLGEGCGAKGSGTHRSADRAMHEDTLHEGIFADNPLLLSGLALAGANQRSQAGPKTDDGILTSEEIASMDLSAAQLVVLSACETGVGEIQSGEGVLGLRRAFQLAGARTVIMSLWQVDDRATLDWMRRLYDGRGKGLSTAESVHQASLSALQERRAKGKSTHPFYWGAFVAAGDWR; from the coding sequence TTCTGCAATTCAACGACGAGTTTGACCAGGCCAAGGTTTTGTATCAGAAGGTCCTGGAGATTCGGGAGCGCGATGATCCCGACAGCCCGGTGATAGCCCTGGATCTCAACCACCTGGCGACGGTCGAAGGAAAGACCGCACACCTCGGGGAGGCGGGCGCGCTCATGAGTCGGGCCCTGGCCATTCTGGACAAGATACCGCGCATCGATGACCCACAGCTCGCCGCCGTCTACCACAATTACGGGGTCTTCTCCGACATCACCGGCGACCTTCTCGGCTCCGAGGCGTCCTTCGAGCGGGCGGTGGAAATCCGCGAGAGGACCATCGGGCCGGCGGCCCTGCTGACCGCAGCGTCGATGCAGGCGCTCGGGTACGAGCGCTACAGGCTGGGGGACTATGCAAGCGCGAGGCAGCTGCTCGACACGGCGCTGGCGAACCTCGAGAAGAGCCCCGAGCAGCACGAGGTCGCCTACTGCATCTCCAATCTGGCGCTGGTCATGGCGGACATGGGGAGGCACGACCTGTCGATTGCCTACCAGGAGCGTGCCGTCTCGATCCTGCGGGACACGCGCGGAGAAGAACATTCCGAATATGCCCAGTTCGTATCGGAGCTGGGGATGTTCCTCTCCAAGGCTGGCGAGTATGAGCGCGCCGCCGCGCTGATTCGGCCGGCGCTGGCAGCCCAGGAGAAAAAGGTGGGACCCGTGCATCAGGAAGTTGCCCTCACCTTGTTGCGGCTGGCGCGCGCCGAGGCTGCCGCGGGAGACCTCAGCTCGGCTGCCGGGCATTATCAGCGGGCCATCGACATCGCCCGGAAGATGTTCAACGAGTTCCACCCGATTGTCGGCGAGGGCCTCGACGGCCTGGCGCACCTCAAGCTGACCGCCGGCGATCTCGACGAAGCCGACCGTCTTTTCCGGAAGGCGCTTGAAATCAAGGAAAGCGTCATGGGCAGCAGCCACCCCGAGGTCGCCGAGCTGTTCATCGACATAGCGCGCACCAATCGCGCGAACGGCAAGAGCGTCGAGGCACTGCGGAACTCGCTGCAAGCCGAGGCAATTCTGCGCCGGCACTTCGGTCAGGTGATACGTGGCTTCTCCGAGCGAGAAGCCCTCGCATTCCAGCGAATTCGCCAGACCGGACTCGAAGTGGCGCTCTCGGTGCTCGCGGGAACGTCACCGGCGGATCGTGCCAAGGAATCGGTCGCCGAAATCTGGAACGCCCTCATCCGCTCGCGCGCCTCCGTCCTGGATCAGGTCGCCTCGCGTCATGCCTTCGGCTTGGAGCCACGCAATGAAGCTTCGGCTGCTCTGACACGGCAGCTCGCCGCTGCCGCGAACCGGCTGGCGACGCTGGTCGTGCAAGGACCGAACCCTGGCAAGCCGGAAGCCTACCGCGCCCGCTTCGAGCAGGCCCTCCAGGCCAAGGAAAAGCTCGAGCTCGAGCTGGCCGAGATGACGCGGAATGCTGGTGGAATCCCTCCCACCAGCGCCTCGGTGGAAACGATTGAATCCGCTCTTCCCCTCGACACAGGCCTCATCGCTTTCGTGCAATTCCTCGGATTCACCGGCCCCGGCCCCGCGACGATGGCGGGAGGGCTGCGACGTCCCGCAGAGGCGCGATCCTCGTATGGCGCCTTTTTGATGCGGCGCGATCTTTCCGGACCTCTCTTTTTCGATCTGGGCGATGCCGCAGGCGTCGATACCCTGATTTCCAGCTGGCGGCGGCAGGCGGTCCCACCGCCTGCGGCAACCCTTGGCAACGCTGCTTCCGAACAGAGTTACCGCGCGGCCGGCGAGCGGCTGCGGGTCCGTCTGTGGGAGCCTCTGGCGGGACATCTGAAAGGGCTGAAGCGGATCCTCATCGTCCCCGATGGGCAGATTGCACTGGTGAGTTTTGACGCGCTGCCATCGGAAGAAGGGAAATATCTCGTCGAGGGCCCCGCGGTTCTTCAATACCTTTCCACCGAGCGGGATATCCTGAAGCCGCCCGGATCTCGCTCCGTCGGCTCCCGCATCCTGGCAATGGGAGGACCCGATTTTGACGTATCGCCTCCCGCCCAGGCGGCATCGCTCGGGGGGAAGACGTCGGGCAACCCCCAGCTGGCCCTGCAATCCGGGCCACCGGCCTATCGAGGCACCGCTTCTCCCTGCCAGGACTTTCAGAGCCTGCGATTCGCCCCGCTGCCCGCAGCTGCCGAAGAAGTCCGCCAGATCCAGAAGCAGCTGCGGGCGGCACATCCTCCGGAAAGCAATGCTACGGTAGCGGGGCTGACCGCCGGCAGCGCCAGCGAGCCCTCCTTCAAGAAGTGGGCGCCCGAGAGCTCCCTGCTCCACCTGGCGACCCACGGCTTCTTTCTGGGCGAGGGGTGCGGCGCCAAGGGCAGCGGGACACACCGTTCCGCCGATAGAGCGATGCACGAAGATACGCTGCACGAAGGGATCTTCGCCGATAACCCGCTCCTCCTCTCCGGCCTGGCCCTGGCCGGCGCGAATCAGCGCTCGCAGGCCGGGCCCAAGACCGACGACGGGATCCTTACGTCCGAGGAAATCGCCTCCATGGACCTATCGGCGGCGCAGTTGGTCGTGCTGTCGGCCTGCGAGACGGGAGTGGGGGAGATTCAGTCGGGCGAGGGTGTGCTCGGGCTGCGGCGCGCCTTCCAGCTGGCGGGAGCCAGAACCGTCATCATGAGCCTTTGGCAAGTGGACGACCGGGCAACCCTGGACTGGATGCGGAGGCTGTACGACGGGCGCGGCAAGGGTCTGTCGACTGCCGAGTCGGTGCACCAGGCCAGCCTGTCGGCCCTTCAGGAGAGGCGGGCCAAGGGGAAAAGCACCCACCCCTTCTACTGGGGAGCTTTCGTCGCCGCGGGAGATTGGCGGTAG